A segment of the Methanothermococcus thermolithotrophicus DSM 2095 genome:
ATGAACACATAGAATAGGATAGCTATCACGACAAATGATATTCCAAAAACTATCCAAAAACCATGTGGATCATCAATCAATGGCATATATTTGAAATTCATTCCGTAAATTCCGGTAATCCACATTGGAACGGCAAATAACGTTGTAACCATTGTTAAAATTTTCATAATTTGGTTCATTCGAATGTTTTCGAGTGATAGATTCATATCCATCATTGAAACAAGCAATTCCCTATACGTGGTTTCCATATCAATTAACTGCAAAATGTCGTAATACAGGTCTTCAAAATGCCACCTATCTTCCTGAGTAGTTATAGGAATATACTTCCTTTTTAAGACCGAAAGAACATCTTTGTTTGATACCAACGCCTTATGGAAGTAAACTAGCATTTTTCTAAGTTGAAGTGTTTCCTCAGTTATATTTCTATTATGACCTTGTAAAAGACTATCCTCCAATTCATCTAACTCATCTTCTAAATTAAGCAAGATTCTGGAATAACTTATAGTTATCTGATTCAAAAGGGTGTATATAAAAAAACCAATCCCCCTGTCAAGTAACATTTTAGGTTTTTTAGTTTTTAATAGGTTGCATAACCTCCCGATGGATTTTATTTTATCGGTATGTACTGTTAAGATCACATTGTCCTTTATAAATATACCGAAAGACGTTGTTGTAATATCCTCTTCAAAAAGTGGGGCTTTGAAAATTATAAGGTAGTAATCATCCTCTTCTTCAACCCTTGGAACCTCCTGTTCGTCAAGACCAAGCATTAGTTCTTCCACTTTTATATTTATTTTATCGGATAGCTTACGGAGCTCCTCATCAGATGGGGCATAGCAATCTATCCAGCAGAGGGCGTATTCTTTACTTAAATCGTCTAAATTCATTTTTTCAATGTTTTTACCATTGTACCCTATGACTTCTAGCATACTATCACATAAATATAATTAATGGGTTTGAGACTCAACTTTATCCCCAGACTCTGATTTAGGCTCGTAAAAGAGAATAGCCGAAATTATAATTAATATCGAAGTATAAGCTATAACATATACCATGACGTTGGCAAATTTGACGCTTTCATCAATCAAGAACATTGAAAATATCATCAAAATTTCTCTTGCCATAAATATGACTATAATTTTAAAGAAAATTCTCTTTAATAAACTAAGTACATTTTTACTTGTATGTATTATATCATCTATAAAACGTATTGTCACAAATATGAAAAGTCCAAGTGCTAAAGGATTGGCCATATAATTTAAAAATGTCCCAACGAATTTAACCAATTCCAAGCCTGCAGACATCTTATAAGAATAAATAATCCCAACAATTATTATTAATGAGCTTATAACATTACCAATTGGGGTAAGTTTTCCAACCTCTATTCCTTCTTTTCCTTCCTTGAATGATTTCTTTAAAGTCTCTGTTAGACTAACGCCCTCCGATAAAATATATAACCCTATTAGTCCTGCAATTATCCTCCAACCCAAATCTGCAAATACTGCATAGAGTATCATGGCAAATCCAACAGAGGTAAACAAAAACGGCACGTATTGGGACATGGTTTTTTTAATGAATTCCTGTATTAAGTAATAGGTGGATTCTAAAGATTCATTCTGTTTTACAACTATTCTTTTTTTCCATACAAATACTTCGTTGGATTCCAAATATTTTAAAACCAGTTCATCTTCTTTTCCATCTGAAACAAGATATATAAAAGTAGGTTCATATAAATACATTAAAAAATCAAGCTGTTCTTTTATTCGCATTGCACATCTTTCAGATTCAACATCCTTATCCCCTGAAATTGTGGCGATTTCCACATCCTTTCCTTCTTTTTTTAATTCATCGTAAAGTTTTACTCCGCCTAAAATGGAATTTACATCACTATCTCCTGGATCAGCTAAACCCAATTTTACAGCTGCATTTATATTATCTTCCATACCTAAAATAGGGGTTCTTATATTGCCTTTTCTACCGATATCATCATCCATATCAACAACAATAACAAGATATTTTTTAACATCTTTACCTTTAGGTACAACATCTTTAACAAAATTCATAATACCCCTAACAAATATTATTTTG
Coding sequences within it:
- a CDS encoding DUF373 family protein, which encodes MNFVKDVVPKGKDVKKYLVIVVDMDDDIGRKGNIRTPILGMEDNINAAVKLGLADPGDSDVNSILGGVKLYDELKKEGKDVEIATISGDKDVESERCAMRIKEQLDFLMYLYEPTFIYLVSDGKEDELVLKYLESNEVFVWKKRIVVKQNESLESTYYLIQEFIKKTMSQYVPFLFTSVGFAMILYAVFADLGWRIIAGLIGLYILSEGVSLTETLKKSFKEGKEGIEVGKLTPIGNVISSLIIIVGIIYSYKMSAGLELVKFVGTFLNYMANPLALGLFIFVTIRFIDDIIHTSKNVLSLLKRIFFKIIVIFMAREILMIFSMFLIDESVKFANVMVYVIAYTSILIIISAILFYEPKSESGDKVESQTH
- the corA gene encoding magnesium/cobalt transporter CorA, translating into MLEVIGYNGKNIEKMNLDDLSKEYALCWIDCYAPSDEELRKLSDKINIKVEELMLGLDEQEVPRVEEEDDYYLIIFKAPLFEEDITTTSFGIFIKDNVILTVHTDKIKSIGRLCNLLKTKKPKMLLDRGIGFFIYTLLNQITISYSRILLNLEDELDELEDSLLQGHNRNITEETLQLRKMLVYFHKALVSNKDVLSVLKRKYIPITTQEDRWHFEDLYYDILQLIDMETTYRELLVSMMDMNLSLENIRMNQIMKILTMVTTLFAVPMWITGIYGMNFKYMPLIDDPHGFWIVFGISFVVIAILFYVFIKEKWIR